In Colletotrichum destructivum chromosome 8, complete sequence, the following proteins share a genomic window:
- a CDS encoding Putative LysM domain-containing protein: MQFSIFTVLAAAASFAVALPVCDATPTATTTSVAADPSPTCGKLGDFHKTTVKAGQTLTTIAERFHSGICDIAWQNKLANPNVINVGQVLLVPVNVCKPDNTSCLVPEGEATCVTGGPATYTIKSGDTFFVVAQSLGITTDSLTGANPGVVPENLQIDQVINVPVC, translated from the exons ATGCAGttctccatcttcaccgtccttgccgctgctgccagCTTTGCTGTTGCTCTCCCTGTATGTGACGCCACTCCC ACGGCCACTACTACCAGCGTCGCTGCGGACCCCTCCCCCACTTGCGGCAAGCTTGGAGATTTCCACAAGACCACCGTTAAGGCTGGCCAGACCTTGACGACCATCGCCGAGCGCTTCCACTCCGGTATCTGCGACATCGCCTGGCAGAACAAGCTCGCGAACCCCAACGTCATCAACGTTGGCCAGGTGCTTTTGGTCCCCGTCAACGTCTGCAAGCCTGACAACACCTCATGCCTGGTCCCCGAGGGTGAAGCTACCTGCGTCACTGGCGGCCCGGCCACCTACACCATCAAGTCCGGCGACACCTTCTTCGTTGTGGCCCAGAGCCTTGGTATCACCACCGACTCCCTCACCGGCGCCAACCCTGGTGTCGTCCCTGAAAACCTCCAGATCGACCAGGTCATCAACGTCCCTGTGTGCTAA
- a CDS encoding Putative ferric reductase, NAD binding domain, ferric reductase transmembrane component-like protein: MAGDLTFGVLVRKQFTAPKLLFHFLFWTFHWGIFAYGWWKQAADARLAGLNTLQYSVWISRGAGLVLSVDGMLILLPVCRTVMRWLRPKLRFLPLDENLWLHRQLAYSMLGFTILHTSAHYINFFNVERTQIRPVTAIQIHYAQAGGVTGHTMLLCMLLMYTTAHARIRQQSFETFWYTHHLFIPFFLGLYTHTVGCFVRDTAESYSPFAGKDYWDHCIGYLGWRWELWTGAFYLIERTYREVRARRRTKITRVVRHPYDVVELQFNKPSFKYKAGQWLFLQVPSLSNYQWHPFTITSCPFDPYVSVHVRQVGDFTRALGDAVGAGSAQAKLYDGVDPMGMYEVALQNGQQMPDLRIDGPYGAPAEDVFENEIAVLIGTGIGVTPWASILKNIWHLRNSPNPPTRLRRVEFIWVCKDTGSFEWFQTLLSSLEEQSNEAARVPGSSGVEFLKIHTYLTQKLDMDTTQNIVLNSVGSDHDPLTELKSRTNFGRPNFSKLFSTMRDGILDRTYLNGLEGSMRTTVGVYFCGPSVAARDIKKACKEATVREVNFRFWKEHF; the protein is encoded by the exons ATGGCTGGTGACCTCACCTTTGGGGTCTTGGTCCGAAAGCAGTTTACTGCTCCCAAGTTActcttccacttcctctTCTGGACCTTCCATTGGGGTATTTTTGCCTATGGATG GTGGAAACAAGCCGCGGACGCGAGACTCGCGGGTTTGAACACCCTGCAGTACTCCGTCTGGATTTCAAGAGGTGCTGGGTTGGTTCTCAGTGTTGACGGGATGCTCATCCTGCTTCCCGTTTGCCGAACCGTCATGCGATGGCTTCGGCCCAAACTCCGCTTCCTTCCCCTCGACGAGAACCTTTGGCTTCACAGGCAGCTGGCGTACTCGATGCTAGGCTTCACAATTCTGCACACCTCCGCCCATTACATCAA CTTCTTCAACGTCGAGCGAACGCAGATTCGACCAGTGACGGCCATCCAGATTCACTACGCCCAAGCTGGCGGTGTCACCGGCCATACCATGTTGCTATGCATGCTTCTGATGTATACAACTGCCCACGCCCGCATTCGCCAGCAGTCTTTCGAGACGTTCTGGTACACTCACCACCTGTTcatccccttcttcttgggccTGTACACTCACACCGTCGGCTGCTTCGTGCGTGACACTGCCGAGTCGTATTCTCCCTTCGCCGGAAAGGACTACTGGGACCACTGCATCGGTTATCTTGGTTGGAGATGGGAGCTCTGGACGGGTGCTTTCTACCTCATTGAGCGTACCTACCGCGAAGTTCGCGCTCGTCGCCGCACCAAGATCACCCGTGTTGTTCGCCACCCCTACG ATGTTGTTGAGCTTCAGTTCAACAAGCCCTCGTTCAAGTACAAGGCTGGGCAGTGGCTCTTCCTTCAGGTTCCGTCGCTCTCGAACTACCAGTGGCACCCGTTCACCATTACCTCCTGTCCGTTTGACCCTTACGTCTCCGTCCATGTCCGTCAGGTCGGTGACTTCACACGGGCTCTCGGTGACGCAGTTGGCGCTGGATCTGCCCAGGCCAAGCTCTACGACGGTGTTGACCCCATGGGCATGTATGAGGTCGCTCTTCAAAACGGCCAACAAATGCCCGACCTCCGCATCGATGGGCCCTATGGAGCACCCGCCGAAGATGTTTTCGAGAACGAAATCGCCGTGCTTATCGGTACCGGTATCGGTGTCACCCCCTGGGCCTCGATTCTGAAGAACATCTGGCATTTGCGCAACAGCCCGAACCCGCCTACCCGCCTTCGCCGTGTCGAGTTTATCTGGGTCTGCAAGGACACTGGCTCGTTCGAATGGTTCCAAACCCTGCTTTCGTCTCTTGAGGAGCAGTCCAACGAGGCTGCTCGTGTTCCCGGCAGCTCTGGTGTAGAGTTCCTGAAGATCCACACTTACCTCACTCAGAAGCTGGATATGGACACGACGCAGAACATTGTGCTCAATTCGGTTGGATCCGACCACGACCCTCTTACCGAGCTCAAGTCTCGCACCAACTTTGGCCGACCCAACTTCTCCAAGCTCTTTAGCACCATGCGCGATGGCATTCTGGACAGAACATACCTCAACGGCTTGGAGGGCAGCATGCGCACAACTGTCGGTGTCTACTTTTGCGGTCCTTCTGTTGCTG CTCGCGATATTAAGAAGGCATGCAAGGAAGCAACTGTCCGTGAAGTTAACTTCAGATTTTGGAAGGAGCATTTCTAA
- a CDS encoding Putative heterokaryon incompatibility: protein MLVAPIGWSSKTFPFERRGDSSVGAATAEPLKYRLRKILVAASSQLRFVVLCLGRHSLEETVYVEGVHTTVTDNVSRALHGLRRRNACVVLWTDAPCISQKDHRERYHQVSIMGYIFHLASSSVIFLREGWECLGIACEYLDLAAQQSDGYLRPSLEPHLEVSSIRSPSLNVMLRGLHVELE, encoded by the coding sequence ATGCTTGTGGCACCAATTGGGTGGTCCTCCAAAACGTTTCCCTTTGAAAGACGGGGAGATTCGTCTGTTggagcagcaacagccgAGCCCTTGAAGTACAGACTCAGGAAAATTCTCGTTGCTGCAAGCTCCCAATTACGTTTCGTTGTCCTATGTCTGGGGAGACACAGTCTCGAAGAAACCGTCTACGTGGAAGGCGTCCACACCACTGTCACGGACAACGTATCCCGCGCCCTGCACGGCTTAAGAAGACGTAATGCATGTGTGGTACTCTGGACGGATGCGCCGTGCATCAGCCAGAAAGATCATAGGGAGCGATACCATCAAGTCAGCATCATGGGATATATTTTTCACTTGGCTTCTAGCAGTGTCATTTTTCTCAGAGAGGGATGGGAGTGCTTGGGCATTGCTTGCGAATATCTCGACCTTGCCGCTCAGCAAAGCGATGGTTACTTGCGCCCTTCACTTGAGCCACATCTAGAAGTTAGTAGTATCCGATCCCCGTCCCTGAATGTCATGCTAAGGGGCTTGCATGTGGAACTAGAGTGA
- a CDS encoding Putative F-box only protein yields MHLVWVSPLRPLPTLPPVPETQPKKCIPRVRGRESTLQITPTMVSPAPPKKLDDLPDEILLRILSFLHPYDFPGLQLVCRRLQEISLDNNHWRSRTFDESPFLEAIRRRRRQARIVDDDVIDDPLLSAAAQLSHEYDDTEPSPRLYNGETREQRELQRYKDMANWDPSFPTEPVFWYNEYIQRYAPVTTSWLQQPKIRDGNEEDTLDVRGMALYSPNRESNELLVVSPLDDGSVCLWDVKGTRGRKGATIATSQAGILYLDGPQTMGRSRKIDAGVSECISVDSFADKAFVAVQGHLLEVDLNRLQVVGEQMFEWSITALSSAAPGLPLTVGTSLGIHLYDYRARVRSPSETTDQIDVLAADMTSGLSARRSRIVFDDPLPPYAPLSQPTPLSILHLPRPCDEYSFSDDIYVAGRFSNILHYDRRTFPSIMGSIHSGARLASLASLPYPFSTVDSEMRRRSDLSAEQVAASKMREGGRTLIAGGEYNTKGSLELYGLCPRPGDSSADLMQSSTMKNRQTSSQSKILSVATQGTRIVFSDGSGLLKWFERDGFTEVRRHKIGHSEVSERPSLFASMPGSDDLARKILSTQTRNGLDNVNDDDVLFWTGEKLGLVGFSSKPGFTADEFEESTPKSEEEAKVEQAEQEYGERMRAALERQADDVRFVRGLGLGLMG; encoded by the exons ATGCATCTCGTCTGGGTCTCCCCTCTACGCCCTTTACCTACTTTACCTCCCGTCCCCGAAACCCAGCCAAAAAAGTGTATTCCCCGAGTGCGTGGACGCGAGAGTACGCTCCAAATCACGCCCACCATGGTGTCGCCGGCCCCTCCCAAGAAGCTGGACGACCTGCCGGACGAGATTCTCCTCCGCATTCTTTCCT TTCTGCATCCTTATGATTTTCCCGGCCTGCAACTCGTGTGCCGAAGGCTCCAAGAGATTTCACTCGACAACAACCACTGGAGATCTAGGACATTCGACGAGTCACCTTTCCTAGAAGCGatccgccggcgccggcgccaggcCCGCattgttgacgacgacgtcatTGACGACCCTCTCCTCAGCGCTGCCGCACAGCTGAGCCACGAGTATGATGATACAGAACCCTCACCTCGCCTCTACAATGGGGAGACGAGAGAGCAGCGCGAGTTGCAGCGGTATAAGGACATGGCGAACTGGGACCCCTCGTTTCCGACGGAGCCGGTCTTCTGGTACAATGAGTACATCCAACGCTATGCGCCCGTTACAACGAGCTGGTTACAGCAGCCCAAGATCCGAGATGGGAACGAGGAGGATACGCTGGATGTCCGGGGAATGGCTCTCTACAGCCCGAATCGAGAAAGCAACGAGTTGCTGGTCGTATCACCATTGGACGACGGGTCCGTATGCCTCTGGGACGTGAAAGGTACTAGGGGCCGGAAAGGCGCGACGATTGCCACGAGCCAGGCAGGCATCCTCTACCTCGACGGACCTCAAACCATGGGGAGATCACGAAAGATTGATGCCGGAGTCTCAGAGTGCATTAGCGTCGACAGcttcgccgacaaggccttTGTCGCAGTCCAGGGTCATCTTCTCGAAGTGGATCTCAACCGTCTACAGGTTGTCGGCGAACAAATGTTCGAGTGGTCCATCACGGCGCTGTCTTCGGCCGCCCCAGGCCTGCCACTGACCGTGGGAACCTCGTTGGGGATCCATTTATACGACTACAGAGCGCGGGTAAGGTCGCCTAGTGAAACCACCGATCAGATCGACGTGTTGGCTGCGGATATGACGAGTGGGCTTTCTGCACGAAGGTCGAGAATCGTCTTTGACGAtccgctgccgccgtacGCACCGCTTTCACAACCAACCCCGCTGAGCATTCTGCACCTGCCCAGACCATGCGACGAGTACTCTTTCTCGGACGACATTTATGTGGCAGGGCGGTTTTCCAACATCCTCCACTATGACAGACGTACATTCCCCTCCATCATGGGTTCCATCCACTCGGGCGCCCGGCTGGCCAGCCTCGCGTCTCTTCCGTATCCGTTCTCCACGGTAGATAGCGAAATGCGCCGAAGGAGCGACTTGTCCGCAGAGCAGGTCGCAGCGTCCAAGATGAGAGAAGGCGGCCGTACCCTGATTGCTGGCGGTGAGTACAATACCAAAGGCTCACTAGAACTGTACGGATTGTGCCCGCGGCCAGGGGACTCGTCGGCAGATTTGATGCAGagctcgacgatgaagaaTCGGCAGACGTCTTCGCAATCCAAGATTCTCTCCGTCGCGACCCAAGGTACTCGCATTGTGTTCTCGGACGGCTCCGGGCTCTTGAAGTGGTTCGAGCGCGACGGCTTCACCGAGGTGAGGCGACACAAGATTGGCCACAGCGAGGTTTCGGAACGTCCGTCCCTCTTTGCGTCAATGCCCGGTTCGGACGATCTTGCGCGGAAGATTCTGTCGACACAAACACGCAACGGGCTGGATAATGTCAACGATGACGATGTCCTGTTTTGGACGGGCGAGAAACTGGGTCTTGTCGGGTTCTCTTCCAAGCCCGGCTTCACTGCTGATGAGTTCGAGGAGTCGACCCCGAAGTCGGAGGAAGAAGCGAAGGTAGAACAGGCAGAACAAGAGTACGGGGAGAGAATGAGAGCGGCCCTTGAGCGGCAAGCGGACGATGTCCGTTTTGTGAGGGGTCTGGGCCTAGGGCTGATGGGATAA